The DNA sequence CAAGACCGTGACATTGCCGCTGGTGAACCGGGAAATTCCGGTCATTGCGGATGATTATGTCGAAATGGACTTCGGGACCGGTGTCGTTAAAATCACTCCAGCCCATGACCCGAACGACTTCGAAGTCGGTTTGCGTCATGATTTGCCGCAAGTGAATGTCATGAACGATGATGCGACGATGAACGAAGCAGCCGGAAAATATGCAGGCATGGACCGCTTTGCAGCGCGCAAAGCGATTGTAAAAGATATGGAAGAACTGGGCTATTTGGTCAAAATTGAGGAAATGACCCACAGTGTCGGACATTCGGAACGCACAAACGTTGTTGTGGAACCGCGCATCTCGACGCAATGGTTCGTCAAAATGCAACCGCTGGCTGAACGGGCAGTCGGAAACCAATCCACAGAAGAAAAAGTTTCCTTCTATCCGGAACGGTTTGAAAATACTTTCCTGACTTGGATGGGCAACGTCCATGACTGGGTCATTTCGCGTCAATTATGGTGGGGACACCAAATCCCGGCCTGGTATCATAAGGAAACCGGCGAAATGTACGTAGGCATGGAAGCTCCGAGCGACAGCGAAAACTGGACGCAGGATGAGGATGTCCTGGATACGTGGTTCAGTTCAGCGCTTTGGCCGTTCTCGACAATGGGCTGGCCGGATGAAGAGGCGGAAGATTTCAAACGTTACTTCCCTACCAGCACTTTGGTGACCGGGTATGACATCATCTTCTTCTGGGTAAGCCGGATGATCTTCCAAAGTCTGGAGTTCACCGAAAAGCGTCCGTTTGAGAATGTACTGATCCATGGCCTGATCCGTGATGAGCAAGGACGCAAGATGAGCAAATCGCTCGGAAACGGGATCGATCCGATGGAAGTCGTCGAAAAATACGGCGCGGATGCTTTGCGTTGGTTCTTGGCCAACGGTTCCGCACCCGGTCAGGATGTCCGCTTCAGCTATGAGAAGATGGATGCATCCTGGAACTTCATCAATAAGATCTGGAATGCCAGCCGTTACGTGCTGCTTAATTTGGAAGATCTGACTTTCGACGACATCGACATTTCAGGAGAAAAGACAATCGCCGATAAATGGATCCTTTCCAGCCTGAACAAGACCATCACAAAAGTGACGGACCTGTTCGAGAAGTTTGAGTTCGGGGAAGCCGGCCGCTTGTTGTACCGTTTCATCTGGGATGATTACTGCGACTGGTATATCGAAATGTCCAAAGAAGTTCTGCAAGGCGAAAACGAAGCGGCAAAACAGACAACCCGCAGCATTTTGGCTTATGTTTTGGACAACGTCTTGCGCTTGTTGCATCCAGTTATGCCGTTCGTCACTGAGGAAATCTGGCAGAATGTACCGCATCAAGGCGCTTCCGTCGTGACGGCAGCCTATCCGGTAGCGGATGACAGCTATATCGATGAAGCCGCTGAAGAAGCGATGGAGAAACTGATCGAACTGATCCGCGGCGTCCGCAATGTCCGCGCTGAAATGAACACACCGTTGTCCAAGAAAGTTCCGATGCAATTGAAGGTGAATGACGAGGCGACCGAAGCGGTTTTCCGCGCCAACGAATCGTACATCATCCGCTTCTGCAATCCGGATACACTGGAAATCAGCCAACATATCCAGGCGGCCAGCGACGCCGTCACCGCCGTTTTCTCAGGCGGAGAGGTGTACATGCCGTTGGCCGGTCTGATCAAATTGGAAGATGAGATTTCCCGTCTTGAAAAGGAAGCGGAGAAATTGACCAAAGAAGTCGACCGTGTGGAAAGCAAATTGAATAACGAAAAATTCGTCAGCAAAGCCCCGCAGGCTGTAATTGACGGGGAAAAACAAAAAGGAACGGAATACCGCGAAAAATTGGCGGCCGTTCAAGAACGCATCGCTGCCTT is a window from the uncultured Trichococcus sp. genome containing:
- a CDS encoding valine--tRNA ligase, with amino-acid sequence MSKADAMPTKYQPQQVEAGKYQKWVEAGLFKPSGDKSKKPYSIVIPPPNVTGRLHLGHAWDVTLQDMLIRQKRMQGFDTLWLPGMDHAGIATQAKVEAKLAEDGLTRYDLGREAFVDKVWEWKEDYASVIREQWGKMGISVDYDRERFTLDAGLSDAVRKVFVGLYEKGLIYRGAYIINWDPKAKTALSDIEVIHKDVQGAFYHFRYPMTDGSGYLELATTRPETMLGDTAIAVHPEDERYQQFIGKTVTLPLVNREIPVIADDYVEMDFGTGVVKITPAHDPNDFEVGLRHDLPQVNVMNDDATMNEAAGKYAGMDRFAARKAIVKDMEELGYLVKIEEMTHSVGHSERTNVVVEPRISTQWFVKMQPLAERAVGNQSTEEKVSFYPERFENTFLTWMGNVHDWVISRQLWWGHQIPAWYHKETGEMYVGMEAPSDSENWTQDEDVLDTWFSSALWPFSTMGWPDEEAEDFKRYFPTSTLVTGYDIIFFWVSRMIFQSLEFTEKRPFENVLIHGLIRDEQGRKMSKSLGNGIDPMEVVEKYGADALRWFLANGSAPGQDVRFSYEKMDASWNFINKIWNASRYVLLNLEDLTFDDIDISGEKTIADKWILSSLNKTITKVTDLFEKFEFGEAGRLLYRFIWDDYCDWYIEMSKEVLQGENEAAKQTTRSILAYVLDNVLRLLHPVMPFVTEEIWQNVPHQGASVVTAAYPVADDSYIDEAAEEAMEKLIELIRGVRNVRAEMNTPLSKKVPMQLKVNDEATEAVFRANESYIIRFCNPDTLEISQHIQAASDAVTAVFSGGEVYMPLAGLIKLEDEISRLEKEAEKLTKEVDRVESKLNNEKFVSKAPQAVIDGEKQKGTEYREKLAAVQERIAALKEQLA